In Romboutsia lituseburensis, a genomic segment contains:
- the mscL gene encoding large-conductance mechanosensitive channel protein MscL gives MKNLTKEFKQFAIKGNVIDLAIGVVVGGAFSKIVTSLVNDLIMPFVGILTGGINFSEYKVVLREGVGNTPPITLNIGSFVQATVDFFIIAFAIFMFIRIINKLRIKKVEEAVTVEEKTSEEVLLLRDIKELLQSK, from the coding sequence TTGAAAAATTTAACCAAAGAATTTAAACAATTTGCAATTAAAGGAAATGTCATTGATTTGGCAATAGGGGTTGTTGTAGGAGGAGCTTTCTCAAAAATAGTTACATCTTTAGTAAATGATTTAATTATGCCATTTGTAGGTATATTAACAGGAGGTATAAATTTCTCAGAATACAAAGTAGTATTGAGAGAAGGAGTAGGTAATACACCTCCTATAACTTTAAATATAGGTAGTTTTGTACAGGCTACTGTAGATTTTTTTATAATAGCATTTGCAATATTTATGTTTATTAGAATAATAAATAAATTAAGGATAAAAAAAGTAGAGGAAGCTGTCACGGTTGAAGAAAAAACTTCAGAAGAAGTACTGCTACTTAGAGATATAAAAGAGCTATTGCAAAGCAAATAA
- the ytaF gene encoding sporulation membrane protein YtaF — translation MLQSFLLVLSLSIDTFVASIAYGTDKIKIPFSSALIINGVCTSFLAISLFLGSILKDFLSPNVASLISFSLLMVLGTYRLFESFFKTYIHKFSNSEVPLTFKVFDFKFVLEIYANETKADYDKSKILTGKEAFYLAVALSLDSLAVGFGSSLGSVRYLEVILLSLIVGISSLIIGSYMGSKFVEKVDVNLSWLSGAILILLALMRYFKF, via the coding sequence ATGCTACAATCTTTTCTTCTAGTTTTATCTCTATCTATTGATACATTTGTAGCTAGTATTGCTTATGGAACTGACAAGATAAAAATTCCATTTTCTTCTGCTTTAATCATAAATGGGGTATGTACTTCTTTTTTAGCTATCTCTCTTTTTTTAGGATCTATATTAAAGGATTTTCTGTCTCCTAATGTAGCATCTTTAATTAGCTTTTCATTATTAATGGTACTTGGGACATACAGATTATTTGAATCATTTTTTAAAACATATATACACAAATTTTCAAATTCAGAAGTTCCTTTAACCTTTAAAGTTTTTGATTTTAAATTCGTTCTTGAAATTTATGCAAATGAAACTAAAGCGGATTATGATAAATCAAAAATATTAACTGGTAAAGAAGCTTTTTATTTAGCTGTAGCACTTTCACTTGATAGTCTCGCCGTTGGCTTTGGTAGTAGCTTAGGAAGTGTTCGTTACTTAGAGGTTATTTTACTTTCATTAATAGTTGGAATTTCTTCTTTAATAATAGGTTCTTATATGGGTAGCAAGTTTGTTGAAAAAGTAGATGTGAATCTTTCTTGGCTGTCCGGAGCTATTCTTATATTATTAGCCCTTATGAGATACTTTAAATTTTAA
- a CDS encoding L,D-transpeptidase, whose amino-acid sequence MESNGVRLNKNTNLDYTNFNKDMSDFANKNNINSKTDYLIITSTKNKYTYIFEKNKEAWDMLYKWSCTVGKNSTPTISGVFFVGIKYPAIGDENSSVKYATNITDEYYYHSIIYNETGLSIKDDRLGVAISHGCIRLATSSAKWIYENVREESTIIIY is encoded by the coding sequence ATGGAATCTAATGGTGTTAGATTAAATAAGAATACTAATTTAGATTATACTAATTTTAATAAAGACATGTCTGATTTTGCAAATAAAAATAATATAAATAGCAAAACTGATTATTTAATAATAACATCTACAAAAAATAAATATACATATATATTTGAAAAAAACAAAGAAGCATGGGATATGTTATATAAATGGAGCTGTACCGTTGGAAAGAATTCTACACCAACGATAAGTGGAGTATTTTTTGTAGGTATAAAGTATCCTGCAATTGGAGATGAAAATAGCTCTGTCAAGTATGCAACTAATATAACTGATGAGTATTATTATCATTCTATCATATATAATGAAACAGGACTTAGCATAAAAGATGATAGGTTGGGTGTTGCTATAAGTCATGGATGCATAAGGCTAGCAACAAGTAGTGCGAAATGGATTTATGAAAATGTTCGTGAAGAAAGTACTATAATAATCTACTAA
- a CDS encoding APC family permease, with translation MKMDFFRKKTVADFKETSENSGLKKNLRAFDLALLGIGSVVGTGVFVATGQGAMMAGPAVIISFIIAAVTSALCALTYAELSTMFPVSGSTYSYSYVAFGEIVAWIIGWNLMLTYLVSGAAVASGWSGTLVGMLNAYGIVLPEALTKSILAGGFIDLPAVLITCFITWLLYVGVSESAKVNNIIVGIKVFVILLFIFLGLTHIKPQNYIPFSPYGMGGIMSATAVIFFAYIGFDAVSTAAEETKNPKRDVPIGLLICLITVVILYIGVALALTGMIPFKSINVMNAIPDALSQIGINWGSTLVATGAVIGMISTLLVTLYGQVRIFMAMSRDGLLPKAFASINKKHGTPATCTLITGIVTCIIAGFFPLTVIIDLCNIGTLFAFIAVSAGIIVLRKTMPNVERKFRCPWVPIIPLFAIGFCLYITLSIPLVTWIRFVVWILVGVTVYFLYGAKHSRLNKNNAHVEE, from the coding sequence ATGAAAATGGATTTTTTTAGAAAGAAGACAGTTGCAGATTTCAAAGAAACTTCTGAAAATAGCGGTCTTAAAAAAAATCTAAGAGCATTTGATTTAGCTTTATTAGGAATTGGATCTGTTGTAGGAACTGGTGTATTTGTAGCCACAGGACAAGGAGCAATGATGGCTGGACCGGCAGTTATAATATCATTTATAATAGCAGCTGTAACAAGTGCTCTATGTGCACTAACCTATGCGGAACTTTCAACAATGTTTCCAGTATCAGGAAGTACCTATTCTTATTCATATGTAGCATTTGGAGAAATTGTTGCTTGGATTATAGGATGGAATTTAATGTTAACTTATTTAGTATCAGGAGCTGCAGTTGCATCGGGATGGTCTGGAACTTTAGTAGGTATGTTAAATGCTTATGGGATTGTTTTACCAGAAGCACTTACAAAATCAATTTTAGCAGGTGGATTTATTGACTTACCAGCAGTATTAATAACTTGTTTTATAACTTGGTTACTTTATGTAGGGGTATCTGAAAGTGCAAAAGTAAACAATATTATTGTTGGAATTAAGGTTTTCGTTATTTTACTGTTTATATTCCTAGGGCTTACTCATATTAAACCTCAAAACTATATACCATTTTCACCATATGGAATGGGTGGAATAATGTCAGCGACAGCAGTAATATTTTTTGCATATATAGGATTTGACGCAGTATCAACAGCAGCGGAAGAAACTAAGAACCCTAAAAGAGATGTACCAATAGGTTTATTAATTTGTTTAATTACAGTAGTTATTTTATATATAGGGGTAGCATTAGCTCTTACTGGTATGATACCTTTTAAATCTATAAATGTAATGAATGCTATACCTGATGCATTATCTCAAATTGGTATAAATTGGGGATCTACTCTTGTAGCAACAGGTGCAGTTATAGGTATGATATCTACTTTATTAGTTACATTATATGGTCAAGTAAGAATATTTATGGCTATGTCAAGAGATGGGTTACTTCCTAAAGCATTTGCATCTATAAATAAAAAGCATGGTACACCTGCAACTTGTACGTTAATAACAGGAATAGTAACTTGTATAATAGCAGGATTTTTCCCTCTAACTGTAATTATAGACTTATGTAATATAGGAACATTATTTGCTTTCATAGCTGTATCAGCAGGTATAATAGTTTTAAGGAAAACGATGCCAAACGTAGAGAGGAAATTTAGATGCCCATGGGTACCTATTATTCCTTTATTTGCAATAGGTTTCTGTTTATATATAACACTTAGTATACCTTTAGTTACTTGGATAAGATTTGTAGTGTGGATTTTGGTTGGAGTTACGGTTTATTTCTTATATGGAGCTAAGCATAGTAGGTTGAACAAAAATAATGCCCATGTTGAAGAATAG
- the clpB gene encoding ATP-dependent chaperone ClpB, whose translation MDIEKMTVRVQKSLNDAYSIAVKNHNQQVDVIHLLSALVNQEDGLIPNILEKMNVSVPSLNNSINIELNKLPQIHGEGISSQGVTATRKINEILIKAEEISKEFKDSYISVEHVMLAIIEMESNTSLGKILRQYNINKNDFLNVLSSVRGSQRVESQDPEGTYEVLARFGTNLVELAKKNKLDPVIGRDEEIRRVVRILSRRTKNNPVLIGEPGVGKTAIVEGLAERIVRGDVPEGLKDKIIFSLDMGSLIAGAKYRGEFEERLKAVLKEVQASEGKIILFIDEIHTIVGAGKTDGAMDAGNLIKPLLARGELNCIGATTFDEYRQYIEKDKALERRFQPVIAEEPSVSDTVSILRGLKERFEIHHGIRIHDSAIVAAAKLSDRYIQDRFLPDKAIDLIDEAGAMIRSEIDSLPTELDTVRRKLFTLETEREALLKENDEKSKQRLEKLGKELAELKSKNDEMTAKYEKEKSQILEIRNLKAQLDEAKGNVEKYEREYDFNKAAEVKYGIIPKLEEQIKDHELKIKESYENALLKEEVTENEISEIVAKWTGIPVTKLVEGEREKLLKLEDELHKRVIGQDEAVTAVSNAVIRARAGLKDENKPIGSFIFLGPTGVGKTELAKTLANNLFDSEENIIRIDMSEYMEKHAVSRLIGPPPGYVGYEEGGQLTEAVRRHPYSVILFDEIEKAHEDVFNIFLQILDDGRLTDNKGKTVDFKNTLIIMTSNIGSSYLLEFGEDITNESKQLVMDEMKRRFKPEFLNRVDDIIMFKPLNKEGIKQIIDIFMKSLRNRLHDKNINIEVKENAKDIMVSEGYDPIYGARPLKRYISNTLETIIAKKIIAGEIYNGCTILIDGENDKIKVSVK comes from the coding sequence ATGGATATAGAAAAAATGACAGTAAGAGTACAAAAAAGCTTAAATGATGCTTATAGTATAGCCGTAAAAAATCATAATCAACAAGTAGATGTAATTCATCTTTTAAGCGCTCTCGTAAATCAAGAAGATGGACTTATACCAAATATACTTGAAAAAATGAATGTATCTGTACCATCTTTAAATAATAGTATAAATATAGAACTTAATAAACTACCGCAAATACATGGAGAAGGTATAAGCTCACAAGGAGTAACAGCTACTAGAAAAATCAATGAAATACTAATAAAAGCAGAAGAAATCTCAAAGGAATTTAAAGATTCCTATATAAGTGTAGAACATGTTATGCTTGCAATAATAGAAATGGAATCTAATACTAGTTTAGGGAAAATATTAAGACAATACAATATAAATAAGAATGATTTCTTAAATGTATTATCAAGTGTTAGAGGAAGTCAAAGAGTTGAATCTCAAGATCCAGAAGGAACATATGAAGTATTAGCTCGTTTTGGAACTAATTTAGTTGAATTAGCAAAAAAGAATAAATTAGATCCAGTAATAGGAAGAGATGAAGAAATACGAAGAGTCGTAAGAATCCTATCAAGAAGAACTAAAAACAATCCAGTTCTTATTGGAGAGCCTGGTGTTGGTAAAACTGCGATAGTTGAAGGACTAGCAGAAAGAATAGTTAGAGGAGATGTACCAGAAGGACTAAAAGACAAAATAATATTTTCACTAGATATGGGATCTTTAATTGCAGGAGCTAAATATAGAGGTGAATTTGAAGAGAGATTAAAAGCAGTACTAAAAGAAGTCCAAGCGTCAGAAGGAAAAATAATATTATTTATAGATGAAATACACACTATAGTTGGTGCAGGAAAAACTGATGGTGCTATGGATGCAGGTAACCTAATAAAACCATTACTTGCAAGAGGAGAATTAAATTGTATAGGTGCAACTACATTTGATGAGTATAGACAGTATATAGAAAAAGATAAAGCGCTTGAAAGACGTTTCCAACCTGTTATAGCAGAAGAACCTAGCGTAAGTGATACAGTTTCAATACTTAGAGGTCTTAAAGAAAGATTTGAAATACATCATGGTATTAGAATACATGATAGCGCAATAGTTGCAGCAGCTAAACTTTCTGATAGATATATACAAGATAGATTTTTACCAGACAAAGCTATCGATTTGATAGATGAAGCTGGAGCTATGATCAGAAGTGAAATTGACTCTCTTCCGACGGAATTAGATACAGTTAGAAGGAAATTATTTACACTTGAAACAGAAAGAGAAGCTTTATTAAAAGAAAATGACGAAAAAAGTAAACAAAGACTTGAAAAACTAGGAAAAGAGTTAGCAGAATTAAAATCTAAGAATGATGAAATGACTGCTAAATATGAAAAAGAAAAAAGTCAAATATTAGAGATAAGAAACCTAAAAGCACAGCTAGATGAAGCTAAAGGTAACGTAGAAAAATATGAAAGAGAATATGACTTTAATAAAGCGGCGGAAGTGAAGTATGGTATAATACCAAAGCTTGAAGAACAAATAAAAGATCATGAATTAAAAATTAAAGAAAGTTACGAAAACGCATTATTAAAAGAAGAAGTTACAGAAAATGAAATATCAGAAATTGTAGCTAAATGGACTGGAATACCTGTTACTAAGCTTGTTGAAGGAGAAAGAGAAAAATTATTAAAATTAGAGGATGAGCTTCATAAAAGGGTAATAGGTCAAGATGAAGCAGTAACAGCTGTGAGTAACGCTGTTATACGTGCTCGTGCAGGGCTTAAAGATGAAAATAAACCAATCGGGTCATTTATATTCTTAGGACCTACAGGAGTAGGTAAAACTGAGCTTGCTAAAACTTTAGCTAACAATTTATTTGACAGCGAAGAAAATATTATAAGAATAGATATGTCAGAATACATGGAAAAACATGCAGTTTCTAGACTTATAGGACCTCCTCCGGGATATGTAGGATATGAAGAAGGAGGACAATTAACAGAGGCAGTAAGAAGACATCCTTATTCAGTAATACTATTTGATGAGATAGAGAAAGCTCATGAAGATGTGTTTAATATATTTTTGCAAATATTAGATGATGGAAGACTTACTGATAATAAAGGCAAAACAGTAGATTTTAAAAATACACTTATAATAATGACTTCAAATATAGGTAGCTCATATTTATTAGAATTTGGAGAAGATATAACTAATGAATCAAAACAATTAGTAATGGATGAAATGAAGAGAAGATTTAAGCCAGAATTCTTAAATAGAGTTGATGATATAATAATGTTTAAACCATTAAATAAAGAAGGTATTAAGCAAATAATAGATATATTTATGAAATCTTTAAGAAATAGACTACATGATAAAAATATAAATATTGAAGTAAAAGAAAATGCAAAAGATATAATGGTTAGTGAAGGATATGATCCAATATACGGAGCAAGACCACTAAAAAGATATATTAGTAACACTTTAGAAACTATTATTGCTAAAAAAATTATAGCTGGAGAAATATACAACGGATGTACTATTTTAATAGATGGTGAAAATGATAAGATCAAAGTATCTGTAAAATAG
- a CDS encoding catalase family protein yields MSKYSEDQLTERIILMLKKKLIKQYSKGNTKRDAHAKCIGLLKAYFIVDKNLPDEYKVGIFNEYKTYPAIIRVSNSNPKIKSDKYKDFRGFSIKVLNVNGNKCTKDEKYTQDFLFINNEIMPIGTLKLFHDVIYYTTKLNPIMLGAKFLFNGNFKAIINSLKNMKHETSPLNVKYYSTTPYMFGDKKVKYALIPKSVYKSTLPRKFTPNYLTYNMQQHLKANEAVFDFMIQIQTNDKEMPINDASVKWDEKKAPFIKLGQIKIPAQVFRTKQRYDLAEILSFSPGHSLLDHRPIGDINIARIKIYKEMSKFRHNRNKKDLFEPNEYYFNSFD; encoded by the coding sequence ATGAGTAAATATAGTGAAGATCAATTAACAGAAAGAATTATCTTAATGCTAAAGAAAAAGTTAATAAAACAATATTCTAAAGGCAACACAAAAAGGGATGCCCATGCTAAATGTATAGGACTTTTAAAAGCATATTTTATAGTTGATAAAAATTTACCAGATGAATATAAGGTGGGTATATTTAATGAATACAAAACTTATCCAGCTATTATTCGCGTATCAAATTCTAATCCTAAAATTAAAAGTGATAAATATAAAGATTTTAGAGGATTTTCCATTAAAGTTTTAAATGTAAATGGTAACAAATGCACTAAGGATGAAAAATATACTCAAGATTTTTTGTTTATAAATAATGAAATTATGCCAATAGGAACATTGAAACTTTTTCATGATGTTATTTATTACACAACAAAATTAAATCCTATAATGCTTGGTGCAAAATTCCTTTTTAATGGAAACTTCAAAGCTATTATTAATAGTCTAAAGAATATGAAACATGAGACTAGCCCTTTAAATGTAAAATATTACAGCACTACTCCATATATGTTTGGGGATAAAAAGGTTAAATATGCTTTAATTCCAAAATCAGTATACAAAAGTACATTACCTAGAAAATTTACACCAAATTATTTGACATATAATATGCAACAACATCTTAAAGCTAATGAAGCAGTATTTGATTTTATGATTCAAATACAAACTAATGATAAGGAAATGCCTATAAATGATGCATCAGTTAAATGGGATGAAAAAAAAGCTCCGTTTATTAAATTAGGTCAGATAAAAATTCCTGCACAGGTTTTTAGAACTAAACAAAGATATGACTTGGCAGAAATATTATCTTTTTCTCCAGGACATAGCTTATTAGATCATAGACCTATTGGAGATATAAATATAGCTAGAATTAAGATATATAAAGAAATGTCAAAATTCAGACATAATAGAAATAAAAAAGATTTATTTGAGCCAAATGAATACTACTTTAACAGCTTTGATTAA
- a CDS encoding SH3 domain-containing protein has translation MLKKNIVMSIGLSTVALTMGATNAYANESGIVTTDVLNVRSAPGTSNSVIGKLYRGNTVDILDSSNGWYKVKLSNGKIGWSSSDYIKIGGSEGGSGEESVSGYGTVTTSALNVRSGAGTSYSIVGKLYKNNSVELVAKSNGWYKVKLSNGKIGWASADYIRLGGSGGGSGEESVSGYGTVTTSALNVRSGAGTSYSIVGKLYKNNSVELIAKSNGWYKVKLSSGKIGWASADYISLGGNPGGGDETEKPSINTREAVVNLAKQQLGKPYVWGAEGPNSFDCSGLTYYVYKNAAGVNLPRTSKEQSGYGTTVSRSNLQPGDLIFSSTDGSGSVSHVGIYIGNGEMIHAPKPGDVVQRTSINNSYWNSAYLWAKRIV, from the coding sequence ATGTTAAAGAAGAACATAGTTATGTCTATAGGGCTAAGTACTGTAGCACTTACTATGGGGGCTACAAACGCTTATGCAAATGAAAGTGGAATAGTAACTACAGATGTATTGAATGTAAGGAGTGCACCAGGTACTTCTAATTCAGTAATAGGTAAATTATATAGAGGGAATACAGTTGATATATTAGATTCATCAAATGGGTGGTATAAAGTTAAGCTATCAAATGGAAAAATAGGATGGTCTAGTAGTGATTATATAAAAATAGGTGGTTCTGAAGGTGGTTCAGGAGAAGAATCAGTATCAGGATATGGAACAGTTACAACATCTGCATTAAATGTAAGAAGTGGAGCTGGAACTAGCTATTCTATAGTAGGAAAGCTATATAAAAATAATAGTGTAGAATTAGTAGCAAAGTCGAATGGATGGTATAAAGTAAAATTATCAAATGGAAAAATAGGATGGGCTAGCGCTGATTATATAAGATTAGGTGGATCTGGTGGTGGTTCAGGAGAAGAATCAGTATCAGGATATGGAACAGTTACAACATCTGCATTAAATGTAAGAAGTGGAGCTGGAACTAGTTATTCTATAGTAGGAAAGCTATATAAAAATAATAGTGTAGAATTAATAGCAAAATCAAATGGATGGTATAAAGTAAAACTGTCTAGTGGAAAAATAGGATGGGCTAGTGCTGATTATATATCTCTAGGAGGAAACCCAGGTGGTGGAGATGAAACTGAAAAACCATCAATTAATACTAGAGAAGCTGTAGTTAATTTAGCTAAACAGCAATTAGGAAAGCCATATGTATGGGGGGCTGAAGGTCCAAACTCATTTGATTGCTCAGGATTAACTTATTATGTATATAAAAATGCAGCTGGTGTTAATCTACCTAGAACTTCAAAAGAGCAATCTGGATATGGTACTACTGTTAGTAGATCAAATCTTCAACCAGGAGATTTAATTTTCTCAAGCACAGATGGAAGTGGAAGTGTTAGTCACGTAGGTATATACATAGGGAATGGTGAAATGATACATGCACCTAAGCCAGGAGATGTTGTACAAAGAACAAGTATAAATAATTCGTACTGGAATAGTGCTTATTTATGGGCTAAAAGAATAGTATAA
- a CDS encoding Crp/Fnr family transcriptional regulator, with the protein MSVWSELIELYPFLDRLDEKSQNIIKNSLIVKDFNEGYTLIHEGASCLGFSLIIKGSIRVYKLSDKGREATLYKLNAGDTCYLSMSCMLSEDSYPAFAEVLEQSTIIFIPSNIFNEFVYNTLDFQKYIFKNLYSKFNDVLGVLEEIAFERIDVRIAKYLLLISEKTNNSKFIYLTQEKIAQELGTSREVVSRMLTDFKNKDMITSQRGKITILDFEKLQSISSLVK; encoded by the coding sequence ATGAGTGTTTGGAGTGAATTAATTGAGTTATATCCATTTCTAGACAGATTAGATGAAAAATCTCAAAATATAATAAAAAACTCTTTAATTGTAAAAGATTTTAATGAAGGGTACACTTTAATTCATGAAGGAGCTTCTTGTTTAGGTTTTTCATTGATAATTAAAGGTTCCATTAGAGTTTATAAGCTTTCAGATAAAGGAAGAGAAGCTACACTGTATAAATTAAATGCAGGCGATACATGTTATTTATCTATGTCTTGTATGCTTAGTGAAGATTCTTACCCTGCATTTGCAGAAGTTTTAGAACAATCTACAATTATTTTTATTCCCAGCAATATATTCAATGAATTTGTTTATAATACATTAGATTTTCAAAAGTATATATTCAAAAATCTTTATAGTAAATTTAATGATGTCTTAGGTGTTCTAGAAGAAATTGCCTTTGAAAGAATTGATGTTAGAATTGCTAAATACTTACTTTTAATTTCTGAAAAAACTAATAATAGTAAATTTATTTATCTAACTCAAGAAAAAATTGCGCAAGAGCTTGGAACTAGTAGAGAAGTTGTTAGTAGAATGCTTACTGATTTTAAAAATAAAGATATGATAACTTCTCAAAGAGGAAAAATCACTATATTAGATTTTGAAAAACTCCAATCTATATCTAGTTTAGTAAAATAA
- a CDS encoding cation diffusion facilitator family transporter, which translates to MFSNLLIKFFIKNNENIQNEEVRNKYGYLAGSVGIVTNLLLFIVKISVGIITSSIAVTADAFNNFSDMASSIITIVGFKLASIPPDKEHPFGHGRLEYISALVVAFMVMLVGIQFIKSSIERILNPIPVKFQLIPFILLFVSILAKLWLSNFNKYIGNKINSSALKAASVDALGDVFTSSCVVLSFLAAKFTSLPLDGYIGVLVSLAILYAGFTLVKETISPLLGEAPDEDLVKSINERVLSYEHISGVHDLIVHNYGVGRCIASLHAEIPSNINIMTIHDIIDKAEREISKELKIHLIIHMDPVCIETTEVSEAREEIQNIIDSNSNIKSMHDFRVVGDRDKKNLVFDIVVFHENKVSDDDLIDYINNEIKSIHPQYNCIITVDREYH; encoded by the coding sequence ATGTTTTCTAATTTATTAATTAAATTTTTTATTAAAAATAATGAAAATATTCAAAATGAAGAGGTTAGAAATAAGTATGGATATTTAGCTGGTTCTGTAGGTATAGTTACTAATTTACTATTATTTATTGTAAAGATTTCAGTAGGTATAATAACCTCTAGTATAGCGGTTACAGCAGATGCATTTAACAACTTTTCTGATATGGCATCATCTATAATAACTATTGTAGGATTTAAACTTGCAAGTATACCACCAGATAAGGAGCATCCTTTTGGACATGGTAGGTTAGAGTATATATCAGCTTTAGTTGTAGCTTTTATGGTTATGTTGGTTGGAATACAGTTTATAAAATCATCAATTGAAAGAATATTAAATCCTATTCCAGTAAAATTTCAACTAATACCTTTTATCCTTTTATTTGTTTCTATACTAGCTAAACTTTGGCTGAGTAATTTTAATAAATATATAGGAAATAAAATAAACTCATCGGCACTTAAGGCAGCCTCTGTTGATGCTTTAGGAGATGTATTTACTTCTTCTTGCGTTGTTTTATCATTTTTAGCTGCTAAATTTACGTCACTTCCTCTTGATGGTTATATTGGTGTACTTGTTTCTCTTGCTATATTATATGCAGGATTTACTTTAGTGAAAGAAACAATAAGTCCATTGCTCGGAGAAGCTCCTGACGAAGACCTCGTTAAAAGTATTAATGAACGTGTCTTATCTTATGAACATATTAGTGGTGTGCATGACTTAATTGTACATAATTATGGAGTAGGAAGATGTATAGCATCTCTTCATGCTGAAATTCCGTCTAATATAAATATTATGACTATTCATGATATTATTGATAAAGCTGAAAGAGAAATTTCTAAAGAGTTAAAAATTCATTTGATTATTCATATGGATCCTGTATGTATTGAAACCACAGAGGTATCAGAAGCTAGAGAAGAAATCCAAAATATTATTGATTCTAATTCTAATATAAAATCTATGCATGATTTTAGAGTTGTAGGAGACAGAGATAAGAAAAACTTAGTTTTTGACATTGTCGTATTTCATGAAAATAAGGTTAGTGATGATGACCTAATAGATTATATTAATAATGAAATAAAATCTATTCATCCTCAATATAACTGTATTATTACTGTTGATCGAGAATATCACTAA